The Actinomycetes bacterium genome includes the window GCGACGTCGTGTCTGCGGGTCGGCCTCGTAGGTGTCACGACGCACGGCGATCTGCAACGCGTACGCAGCGGCGAGGAAGTACGGGATCAGCGACAGGCTGGTGCACAGGTCCAGCATGAAGTTGAGCGCGTCCTCCGACGCGAGCGTGACGACGAGGAAGATCTGGACGAGCAACGAGGTGAGGATCAGGGCCGCGATCGGGCTCCCGGCGGGGTTCAGGCGCCTGAGGAACCGCGGCATGTCGTCGTTGGTCGCGGGGATGTACATGACCTCCGCTGCCATCAGGGTCCAGGCGAGATAGGCGCCGAGCACGGAGATGACGACCCCGAAGCTGATGAATGTCGACCCCCACGGGACGAGCGACTCCAGCACGGTCCCCATGGACGGCTGCCGAGCGTCGGCGAGCTCGCTGCTCGGCAGGACGCCGTAGGAGAGGAGGGTGACCAGCGCGAAGATGCTCAGGACGCTCAGGAAGCCGAGAACCGTTGCTCTGCCTACGTCCTCGCGGCGGCGCGCGTACCTGGAGTAGACCGAGGCGCCCTCGATCCCGAGGAAGACGAACGTGGTCACGAGCATCGTCGAGCGCACCTGGGTGAACAGGGTCGAGAGCGACGCCGGCTCTCCTCCCCACCAGTTCAGTTTGAACTGGTGCGAGCTGAAGGACAGCGCGACGACGAGGATGAAGACGAGGATCGGGACCAGCTTGGCCACCGTGACGATGCGGTTGATCCCCGCTGCTTCCTTGACGCCACGCGCGATCAGGACGTGGAACACCCACACGCCGATGGACGACAGCGCTACCGCGAGCAGCGTGTCGCCCTTGCCCAGGCTCGGAAAGGCGCGACCGATCGTGGTCATGATGAAGACCCAGTAGAAGCAGTTGCCGACGCAGGCGCTCGCCCAGTACCCGAACGCGGAGTTGAACCCGACGTAGTCCCCGAAGCCGGCCTTTGCATAGGCGAAGACACCGGAATCCAGATGTGGCTTGCGGATCGCGAGGTTCTGGAACACCAGGGCCAGCATCAGCATCCCGACACCGGCGACGATCCAGGCGACGATCGCACCCAGGACGCCAGTTGCGGCCCCGAAACGTGCGGGGAGCGAGAAGACGCCCGCACCGACCATGGAACCGACGACCATCGCGGTGAGCGTGGGCAGGCTCATACGTGCCAACGAGGTTGGCTGTGTC containing:
- a CDS encoding basic amino acid/polyamine antiporter, coding for MSLPTLTAMVVGSMVGAGVFSLPARFGAATGVLGAIVAWIVAGVGMLMLALVFQNLAIRKPHLDSGVFAYAKAGFGDYVGFNSAFGYWASACVGNCFYWVFIMTTIGRAFPSLGKGDTLLAVALSSIGVWVFHVLIARGVKEAAGINRIVTVAKLVPILVFILVVALSFSSHQFKLNWWGGEPASLSTLFTQVRSTMLVTTFVFLGIEGASVYSRYARRREDVGRATVLGFLSVLSIFALVTLLSYGVLPSSELADARQPSMGTVLESLVPWGSTFISFGVVISVLGAYLAWTLMAAEVMYIPATNDDMPRFLRRLNPAGSPIAALILTSLLVQIFLVVTLASEDALNFMLDLCTSLSLIPYFLAAAYALQIAVRRDTYEADPQTRRRHLFIGTLASVYTLFLVYTAGAKFLLLSCVIYAPGTILYVMARRENRRKLFTPRELVLCVVLVTGGLVGVIALAAGIISI